The following is a genomic window from Miscanthus floridulus cultivar M001 chromosome 14, ASM1932011v1, whole genome shotgun sequence.
TATCCCTCCCCCCAAGATCCTGTGTACAAACTTAGAAGAATTGCTAAGGATGGTGATAGGCACAAATTACTAGAGCAGAATGGTATCAAGACGGTGGAGGATTTTGTACTGTCCTACAATCAGAGTCAGGAAGATCTGCGTAAGGTATGCCAACGAATTTTttggattgttttttttttcgaaaGATCGAATTTTGAGGATTGTTAGTTCTTCTATTATTTTGTTCTTCCATATAATGTGACTGATACAATTGTCTAATATACATGTAGATTTTGAGAAAGATTTCTGACCAAGACTGGGATATGGTGATAGATCATGCTCAGAAATGTAACCCAAGACCAGGAAATCACGACCATCAGGTAATTTCTAGAAGTGATGGAAGTCGCTACTTCGAGGGATCAAGTTCGATGCAACCAACAAGTTCAGCACCACAAAGTACGTTTTGTCAGGCAATTTTTATTGTTCCTATTATATTATCCCTTCATAGTTTCCACTTTCCCTGTGATAATTGCTTCGTGTTCAATAACAATGCTACTTGAACTCTGCCTTGTTTCTCTTTTTAACATCAATTCTATGTTGTACCTGTGGATAGCTGGATTACAGTTTTAGTTACTAGTTCCTCAACATTTTGCAGAACAACTTCAGGTCCAAGGAATGCACCAGCAAAGTTCTTCAACATATACAGAACTATCATCCGGTGCATCGTTGGAGGATGCTCCAAGTAAGTCCTAGTTCCAAGCACACTTGAAGCCCGACCGTGTGATGCCCGGCGGCAATTGCCATTTTCTTTGTGTTGAAGTCCTAGTTAACTGTCTGTTTTTACTATGCATGTTCGCACTCCATAGGAGAACAAGTGGGCATCCAAGTTGAGGACCAAATTTCAGGCGCAGGAAATGAGGTTCCGTCAGTAATTGATACATTACTAGAATGGTCTAGGTTACAGCAAGTACATTCATCCGCTCACTTCACAAGTCTTGATGATGGTAACAACTTAAATTTTTGTCCTACTATCTCTCTTGCTTCATGTTTTGAAATAACTGTTCTGAAGCTCACATGCGTCGTCTTGATACATTACTAGAATGGTCTAGGTTACAGCAAGTACATTCATCCGCTCACTTCACAAGTCTTGATGATGGTAACAACTTAAATTTTTGTCCTACTATCTCTCTTGCTTCATGTTTTGAAATAACTGTTCTGAAGCTCACATGCGTCGTCTTCTTTTCTGCACTGCTACATGTTAAGATTTCTCGAAGGATGCTCTTTCCGATGTACCCGTCACTGAAGATTATGATTTTGGATGGGGAGGTTACTACAGTGCATTCGAGCAATCTGCGGGATGCAGGCCTGCGAGTGAAGCGGGCAGTTGTGGAGCAGGCACACCTGTCACGGGTGCACGCGGTCAAGGGTGCCCAAGACTTCAATCTTCACCTACAGGGGGTGCAAGCAGTAGCAGCTACCAGACGCATCCAGCTCCACTGTTTTGGGGAGCTGACAACATAAATAATGCAACTGCACATTTCACGGATGAAGAACTACGGCGCCGTCTCTTAGATTTAGATGAGGAGTACTAGCAAAAGTTCATTTACATGATGTATAGTTCATGAAAGACAATGTTGATGCACCAATATGTAGACTTTTTTAATATTAAAAAGCTAAAACTTCTCTCCTATTTATTTTCTCTATCGCCTCCCTCTCTCTTGCCTTTTCCTATCCCAATGTGCGGATTCTTTCTCACTCGTGGTCTTTATTTCTCCTGCTCTTTTCCGATCCGTAATTCCAGGGGTCTTTTCGATCCTGATAGAGGCGTCCTGTTGCTATTCCAACTTGGGCCGTGGGTATGTGCTCgtgttaggccccgtttagatgcgaatttttttggtttttgactactgtagcacttttgtttgtatttgataaaaattgtccaattatggactatttaggcttaaaagattcgtctcgccaattacggacaaactgtgcaattagttattctttttacctacatttaatgctccatgcatgtgccgcaaaatttgatgtgacgaaaaatcttaaaaatttttggattttgggtgggatctaaacagggcatTACCCCGTGGGCATGCATGGAGGTTATCCGTGGCCGCTGCAGTGTGGAGTAGGTTCCGCTTGTGGATGCTTGGAGGCTGGAGCGGAGCTGGATTCGTCATGACGTCAAACATGAACAGAAAAGTCGAATCCATCGTCAACAACGATAAATATAGCTATGTATGACGTACTACTACTAGCAAACTCGGATGGCCAAGCGGGATATAGGATGTAAGCATCTTGAATAAACTCGCTGAGAATTATTATTTAATGATGGTATTAATTCCAAAAGATGCCTTTTTAGGGTGACTTCTCATCATCTCTCAGACTATTGTAACTGCATATTGAGAAGCCAGACGCAGTTCTGTTCGCTAGAGGACTCGCCCAGGAAGAATTCGCCGTCCCTGTTGCTGTTGAAGGCCATGCATCCGGCCTCGCCGGCGCTGTCCAAGATCACTGCAACACCGCCGGCATCGTCTCTGGCATCCTGCACGTCGGCATGCATCAGAGATAAGAACTGAAGCATCAAAGTCTCAGGAGAAATTGCCAGCGGTCTCCGTCGCTGAACATGTATAGAGTGgtaaaatatcatgatttttcttTCATTAATCAACGATATTCTTACCTTGAAAAGAAGTCGCAGTCGATCTGCTTATTGTCGCATGCCCCATCCCCTTCCTCCGGCCGGAGCCCTGCCTGCGTGCCAGGCTTCGCGGCGTGGTGGCAGTTGCATCTCTCCGCCATGGTTCCACGACTCCATGGGCCCGGTAGGCGGCGGCGGTATCCCCATCCAGGCCGGCGCTACGACCTCGCGCCCAACCGGCAGCAGTGTGCCCGCTTGCGTCAGGAAAGGACGGCGGCGGTGACCGCTCTCCAGGCCGGCAGCGGTGACGCCTGCTCGCACCGGGCCCGCAGCACCAGCGCTTGCCCGTGCCAGGCTGGCAGTGGTGGAGCTCGCACGCGCTAGGTAGCGGCGGCGCCCGCCCGCGCCAGTTCGGCAGCAGCGGCGCTCGCCCGCACCAGGCGGCAGCGGGGCCCGCACGCGCCAGGTCGGCACCGGCGGCTCTCTCTTACGGCCTGCGCCCGCACGTGCCAAGCTGGCGAGCGGCGGCAGCCAGGCCCAGTCAGGGCCCCATAGCAGCGACGGTGGCTAACCGGCGGCAGCGGCCGCATGCCTGGACAGCGGCGGCGTCCTCACGGTCAAGGAGGCCGAGCGACGTTTCCCGAAGGCAAACTGTACGTGGGATTGGGAATCGGAGAGTAAGAGGATAAGGTTGTGTTTTTTCACATAAATCCTTACCATATCTATGAATTACTTAATGATCTAAAAAGATTATTATTGTATTTCTGTTTTTATATATGTTTAGTCCTCGATGCATGACTGCAATATATTGCATTTATATATTCTATAAATGCTCTTTTTAGACCTTATATCTAAATAAATTACGATGCAAAATATTTACCTGGTGTAAGTCGATGATTTTTTAGACATATCAGTCCTCTGAAATTACATCATGATATATAATTGTAGATAAATTTGCTATTGTAATATTTAAATATGTTTTCTATGTCTATGATCTTCTGTTTGTCATGGACTCTAACAGTATTAATATGGTAGAGTTTTTACTCCTATACATTATTTTGTTTTGAGACCAGAAAATTGTTCATATCTAAACATACATAGTTTGTCGGTTTTGTTGTTTGGCAATTAATTTTAATTGCAATAAAATTCGATCCTCTTCATTAATTGATAGTTAATTAAGGATGGATGAATTTAGGCCAACGTTGGCCTAGTCCGAAAAAGTAAAATGGCAGCCAAACCATTTTTGCTTGTGAGGCTAACATAGGAAGTGCATATTTTTGCTTTGATCCTACCGGATTTTGCATTAACTATGCCACTACCCAACTATAGCACTATATGCTTAGTAAATTTAGTACAATAGCGTGTTTATTCCTGTACTTTGTTAACCTTGTTAATTTaataatttttctataaattGCATTTTAACAATGTTAAATCTCTTAATCAAGCTTTTTTAATTAATGATGGATTAAATGCAAAATTATTCGATGCATATCTTGGATACATTTGGGATCATAACACAAGTGATGGAGTCCTAAGCATTGGTTGCGCTTAATTCATCTTGAATTATTCAGCCTAGAAACCGTGCCTATGGCAGCGATTGTTCACCCATTTCTAAGAGGTGTATATCATGTTTGTTTCAACTTGATGATTACCTACATTGTGTTGTCTCAAATAAGTGTTTTGGAAATATGTGAATGGTACACCTTTACGGTGACTACCATCATTCATTATTAAAGGATACACACAGGTAATAGCGTCTTAGGCATTGGCTGCGGCATATTCATACGAAATATATCAGCCTAGAGACCGTGCTTATAGCAGCAATTTATTTGCCTACTACTGAAAGATCTACTCTATGTTTTGGAGATTGAGATTATCTACAATGTGTATGTCAACATTAATAATGATTGTTCGTGAGGTCTACACATCTTGTGGTTACCTCTAATTGTTGTGAGGTTTACAATTTTTGTGACTACCTCCAACTATCCAAAACTAAGTGACAATATATGGAATCCCCTATAATTTTGCATTTGATATTATAACATCGCCATATTGATTTTTAGTTTACCTTGGGTGTAAATTAATTAAATCAATGGTTTGTCACATGTTGTCGATACTGACTTCAGAGGAATTTGATGAACTCGCTCTAGATGGTATCACTATCCCACATGGACAATGGACGTTAAAATTGGTTTTATCCCATGTACTGAAGGGAGCATTTAATGAACCCAATTAGAGGTTACTATCGTTATAGATCAAAGTAAATGGTGCCTTATTGTCGTTAAGGCACTACATCCATAAAGATTTTCGATAAGAATATCTTATGGAAGGAAATGCAATACTTTATGGCATACTCTTCAGGAGTATTATGAACAATAAATATACTCATATAGCTTGAGGCTAACCATGAGTGGATCATGTCTCTAGTTTTCAAACTATGGAAGACTATGATCATATTGTTCATACAATTCGCTTCCAATGGCGGAAGCAAAAGGCCTAATGTGCAAATGAGTAATGGCAATGTGAACCCAAGGATGACAAAGAGCGATGTCATACATGTGGTTGTGTTTAGCATTTGTGCTAAGCAATGTCGTACTCTTAAAGCTATTAATTGATCTATATCAACAGTATATAAAGGGATGAAACAGGAGCATAGAAATAAGATATGAAGGGGTTTTCAATCTTAAAATCTAAGCTACCTAGGAGGTTGGTTGTTCACTGCTAGATCCTATGGGATCACATAACAACACTTCACTTTTTCTTGTAAGAGAATCTCACATAGATGGAAAACATGATCATCGAATATGACTCGAATGACTTGTTTTGAAATTTAGAATAATCTCATGATCCTACAATACTATGTGCTACTGTCCATCGAAAGATGTCATAATAGTTGATGTTGTCAATGCATAACTATTGTGGGTATCATATTGATGTATTTGATACTCAACATTATTTATGGATCTCTATATGTTAGACGAGAATTTCATtgaattcttgtcatatatagatTGTATGGGAATCATTCCAATGTGGAATGGTATGTGCCTAGTGGAGATTTGTACAACAAATTCTATAATTAGGGAAGCAAAATGTTCCTGGTTCTTATGACAAGAAGAGGGAATAATTTTGGCCATCGCTGATGCGATGCAATGATAGTTTGGCCTATTTTGCCAATATCATTCTTCCTATGGATACGGAGTTAGCAATTAAGGATATTTAATTACGTCATACTTGAAGTCATACCTTACTAAATTATAGACATATCCATACATCATGACAACAATGGATATGACATACAGGTAAATAAAAAAACTCTCTCTTGGTTGTATTGTACATACATCCGTCCCGTACAACATGTTGCGTATAAGATAATTTTTGACACTATTGATGCATTCCGGATTTGGAATGATCCAAAGGGCTGAGTGAAAAATTATTGGCAATTCTATTGGTCATGATTTTCCCAAAGCGCGGATACGATAAGTTCCACAGGGAAACATATTTTAAGACCCTCTTATCTTAAAATAATATTTGAATGTCTTATATTCCATAATCATATTCAAGAGAATATGTGTAGGTCCGATACAAAGATTGTATGGACAGTTTAGGCATTTGATGGTTGTGAAGATACATCTATAAGGTGATCTCGAGTGTGTGAAGGATCCACAGTCAACCATGCATTTAGTAAATAATGCCTCATATGTTGTGAGCTCATTATCCTGAGCATTACTGAATTTCTATGTCTACAATGACGATGGTTTTGGCCTTAGAATTCAGCTACATATCCGAAAGGATAAGTGGAATCTTTGAGAAAGACATCAAGATCATTGTTGACATAAtacgtcggcagtcctccaaggggtatcccatgacggtagattgatcggcagagatgcgtgtaatggagaataagaaggcaacagagacacacgagttagacaggtttaggctatcagtatgacgtaataccctactcctatggtctgttggattgtattggctatcgtatgatattgcgtgtgtttggagggggtccctgcccgccttatatagtccgagggcagggttacaagtcggttagatctaggagataaccgaaaagtaataacagattacagaaatCATATGATCATAtctatcctaatagatctcatagtatcttcaggatatcttcccggtgtcttgtggGAGGTGCTGAGCAGCGTCgtccccgcaaggcttcgtcttgtgggctggaccacccctgggggcacagcccatgtggtgtgccatgggtatccagggtcgtacccccacagctagtccccgagcgccttatatctgttgtgcaacgccgtcttgagcttgtctgagcaggtgcaaacaaagccgaacagtcaaactcatggtccgaccaccgtgatgagtttctgagcagttgtgagccatcgccgagcagcgtgaaccgtcgccgagcagcgtgaaccattgctgagcagtgtgacccaagtatggcttgccataaggatgtaagaagctcaagttcagaatcgaaaattgcttcgcagtggaccaagtgtgcccacttagagtccggcCATGAGAAAGGAAGAaaatcttcttcagcttcaagaggtgcggagtcttccagattaaagcaaacacactcaccgcaaggtgaagtgtgcccaattagtcctcgagcttgatagtaggtgacgtagtaacgtggtgctagggtccaaagtaggagaaaagtagaagaccagccgagtaggcagccagtccctgggtgtagccttgagatgagaaaaagcacattcaccgcaaggtgaagtgtgcccacttagtccccgagcctgatagtaggtgacgtggtcacgtggtgccagggttagaaacagtAGTCAACAGAAGAAAGTCCCTAGTGCGGTGAGGAACCAAGACGTAGTGCAGacgcagtccccgagccacaagaggaaatcctggagaaaacaaatcacggagaaaaaactagagtaacggctgtacaatagtaattactgagccgtaacaGATGGCGGAGATGTCGGTGAATATTAGGTGAGCAGTAACAACTTGCGGCGATAAATGGGCGATATGGGCCGTAGTTGCGCGAAAGCCCAAGTAGTGGCCCACCACGTTGTtgcggagaattcggagaggcgCAAATCGTGGGAGTGATTTctcaaaaaccctcgaatgcgaaagagTGGGGGGAGTGCTATATAACTGTGCTGCCGCACCctatgctcccacctttgccactttgccactttatcttcctcctcagccctcacacTTCCAGATTCATACACGCTTCCACCGCCAATCCCAAATCAAATCTAAGaaatggcgccgaagaagggagctgtGAAACCAAAGAAGGAGGCCGTCGTAGCCAGCCATGATGAGGAATGGGTGCCATCGAGGATGGGGGACGCAgagatcaataggatggtggaggtGGGCGTTCTCTCTGACTGGGTCACCGCCGAatggcggccagccagtggtgagcccttcccaatgcctcatactgatgaagtagtggtatttgaggattatttctggcgcgggttgggatttcctgttcatccttttcctgagggatctgttggagttctagGTAATTaatctgtgcaatctccacccaaacaccatcttgcacatcttgatctttgTCCACTTCTGCGAAGCGTATCTAGGGGTTCTTCCGCAcatcaacctcttcagacaccttgttctggttgaagaagaagggcggcggtggttccaaggtggtcggcgacgTATACCTACAACTTCGGGACGGGATGGCGagcgagtacatcactgtaccGCTAAATacttcgctgaaggggtggaacgccaggtggttctacatgaagtagagccaTCCTACAATCCACTACGACGTCGACCACATCCTAGAGAGCCaaaagagctggtcggagaagctgagcagtgctgacatggagcaggtgagggaactCCTCAACTTGATAAAAGGCATGGAGATTAACAGTGGACtagtggcggcgagcttcatagtgcaccgcgtccagccctgcaaggagagggcccacccgggctttgacttcaaTGGTGGCAACGATGGCACCCGGGAGATCACGGGGAGGCTGTCGAAGGATGACATGCTAGAGCAGgccacagagctattcgctccaaatgCCTCGTTCAGCGTGTCAAGGCAAACGAGGGCCTTCAACTGTATaaatccacctcctcaggtaaccatcccAATTGTCTTattcatgatgctttttatccattACCGTTGCcaagcagtgaactgattcacttatgcaaagaacCATTCATAGGAAAGAGCAGTATACTTCTTGAGCATGCTGAGGGGCGATTGGCCGTAGGCAGTAGATGCCCGACCATCGGCTTAGCCTAAAGAAGATGCGGCCAGCACCTCGTCAGAGTATGAAGGCACAGACGCTAGTCAGACGGAGAGTACCCCCCCCCCGTGTCGGAGAAAGTCCGGGGGAAGAGGGCAGTGGTAGATGAGCCGGCccgaaagaagaggaagacggcaTGTGTTGTTCCCCACAAACCGGGCGACATCTCGCTTGACGGTGACCAGACCACCCGGACACGAAGTGCGGcgatgttcgagtggtcggatgacgacggGGCTCCGGTAGCTTGTTCTCCAAGCACGAAGGCACCTCCACGCAACATGCGCGTGGAGGAGCAATCGAAGTaaggggagggagtccccgagcagcgggcaaaggcagtccccgagcagcaggcgtgGGGAGTCCCTGAGCGTCAGGTAGAGGAGAGGCCAATGATGGAGACCACGAGATCTCCACCCCAGGGCACGCAagtcgaccccaaggccgcgccTGGGGGCTCTAGAAGGCAACGCCGGTTCAGAAAAGTATACAGGCAAGCCAACATGTAAgtatccttgtcttggagttaatTTGCTATCGAATCCCTATCGCTGTGGCGATTAAcgagctaatctgatgcagagCGAGGCATATGAAGGAGTTGAATCCATTTGTCCGGACCGACGAGCAGCCAAGAGCTGGTCTCGACGTGGAGGCGATGCCAGCAGCCCCCGTCCTAGAGTCCCCGGGTGCTCGGCAGCCTACGGAGTCAACCGCCCCTGCTGGTGGACTTGGCGGCAGCGAAAGGTTGGCGCCGATGGCCGATGGGTCGGTGGCAGTGCCTGAGGCAA
Proteins encoded in this region:
- the LOC136505264 gene encoding uncharacterized protein isoform X2; this translates as MELLEEIQNMLLKQNQKIESMLQENQYLKAKVSSLTADISRLDGYLQQSPAPRVLLSDQHCSIPLQLRFLNSCKNDKYSKHKIEADDKTPLKVVIYGNNNEIITSEPFSSMRVHIVPIQGDFDNDQKGQWTKEYFLSKIVSGRSGKEPLLFGDLYIRLKDGVGYLNTAKFQDNSSFVASKTFKLGAMAADIRIPQRIQEGITESFSVKDIRGYSTKKNLYPSPQDPVYKLRRIAKDGDRHKLLEQNGIKTVEDFVLSYNQSQEDLRKILRKISDQDWDMVIDHAQKCNPRPGNHDHQVISRSDGSRYFEGSSSMQPTSSAPQKQLQVQGMHQQSSSTYTELSSGASLEDAPREQVGIQVEDQISGAGNEVPSVIDTLLEWSRLQQVHSSAHFTSLDDEWSRLQQVHSSAHFTSLDDDFSKDALSDVPVTEDYDFGWGGYYSAFEQSAGCRPASEAGSCGAGTPVTGARGQGCPRLQSSPTGGASSSSYQTHPAPLFWGADNINNATAHFTDEELRRRLLDLDEEY
- the LOC136505264 gene encoding uncharacterized protein isoform X1 gives rise to the protein MSSLPLQPNDRDESDDGCQGSQPAKRLRCSSCRDDKQMELLEEIQNMLLKQNQKIESMLQENQYLKAKVSSLTADISRLDGYLQQSPAPRVLLSDQHCSIPLQLRFLNSCKNDKYSKHKIEADDKTPLKVVIYGNNNEIITSEPFSSMRVHIVPIQGDFDNDQKGQWTKEYFLSKIVSGRSGKEPLLFGDLYIRLKDGVGYLNTAKFQDNSSFVASKTFKLGAMAADIRIPQRIQEGITESFSVKDIRGYSTKKNLYPSPQDPVYKLRRIAKDGDRHKLLEQNGIKTVEDFVLSYNQSQEDLRKILRKISDQDWDMVIDHAQKCNPRPGNHDHQVISRSDGSRYFEGSSSMQPTSSAPQKQLQVQGMHQQSSSTYTELSSGASLEDAPREQVGIQVEDQISGAGNEVPSVIDTLLEWSRLQQVHSSAHFTSLDDEWSRLQQVHSSAHFTSLDDDFSKDALSDVPVTEDYDFGWGGYYSAFEQSAGCRPASEAGSCGAGTPVTGARGQGCPRLQSSPTGGASSSSYQTHPAPLFWGADNINNATAHFTDEELRRRLLDLDEEY